Within the Salvia hispanica cultivar TCC Black 2014 chromosome 4, UniMelb_Shisp_WGS_1.0, whole genome shotgun sequence genome, the region TTTTCTTTACATCTATATAAAGGTCTAAATCTGtcttgaaattttctagtccAGTTATGTGGCGTTGGCTGAATTGGTAAAACGTTATCCTTTTGTTTCAATGCAAGAACTAAATGGGTGTGGAGTTCGGTGCATTGGAACGTACTATATTTCTACAGTTTGATACttgaaattcaataatatACTTGTAGTTGTAGCACTTTAGAATTCATTCTGTAGTAATTTACTATCAAAGAGTTCCTCACCTTCTCTCTGTTTCTACAGTAAGATaatcaagaaatgaaatgtgCACTCTTTGATCCATATCAAGCTGTAGTAAATTTGTTAACAAAGCctctctttaatttttttctcataataATATTCTTTGCCGGCTTTTCTACAGAAGGACATCAAGAAGCTTCTTGCAGCATGAGTTCCACGTATGCATACATCACGTGCTCATGCTCACCTGTTACCGTGTATTTTCTCTAACTCGATGCTCTCTACCTTCTCTTAGTACAGTTCGATGAAATAAATCCTTCGtcttgtgtatatatatatcttgTTTATCGGATTATGGAACATGACGCTTTGGCAAAGTTACCGATACTGATCCCATGTAGAGAAAACCTATCATTCCCATGGATACTTAACACTTTGCTATTTCTGGACTTATTGTCTAGTGAAGTCGTTGTTTATTTGTGAGTGCTCGATCGTTTCATTATCTTAATGATTTACATAGTAGTCTTTCAGTTATCACTTATCAGTAAGGAAATACTATAAGAAATCACTGAAGTACGAATACCCGTTTATACAAATGAAAGGTGTTGCTATTGtatctaaataaatttcattttttgattgCAATGCTTCTCGACAAAGGAAGAACTACATTTgatctatttaatttaatttaatttaatttaatttcttatgtTGCACGATTACAACTTCagtgaattaattatatttaattaaccattttaagcaatataattgatgaaattttcttcaagttcactcatattttttttccaatgtCAACAATAGAACAGATAAAAGCAAAGTTAATACTTTTCCATTCGTCCAATATTAATAGTCTCTCAtgtcaaaaatagaaaaaataaaagcaaacttaatatttttcattcttcCAATATAATAGTCTTGTCTTCGATAATGAATGatataagttttaatgcaaaattgataaaatataaaaaaagaaataaacataaaaaataaaagcaaagtTAATATTTATGTGTCTTATATTAATAGTTGTGTTCAgctaacaaataataaatgttttaataataataataataataatataccctccttgttgaaaaaaatagattttgaaaatatcacgtattttatcatataattaGCACagaagataataataataataataataataataataataataataataataataataataataataataataataataataataataatacccattgttgaaaaaaatagattttgaaaatatcacgTATTTTAACATATAATTAGCACAATATAAGAACAAAAGTTGAAATAGGGTAGATAATAAGAtctaatatagaaaaatatgtaCTTCTGTCTCATCTTCattgggataaactaaaaagaaaagtgagtcatctttagAGCATCTACAATGGGGCGAACTATAGCTCGCCATAAGCCCGgccctatgcaccgccacatcagcattttattCTTCGCCCCCTTCCacctgcaatggggcggattatagcccgccctaagccccattctaagcattttatttatttttttaatatttaaacactacaaaatTGGAGAAAACAACTTCATTCCATTGAAAGTTCAAATTTTACAttacgaaataaaaaaaaaactacaattcCTCAATGGCCGAAATGcttccaaacttcttcaatcatgtcgttCATGAGCGTCGCATGGTCTTGTTAGCTGCGCATTGATGTCTGTCTCTCTAGAACCTCACCAAAGCCCAACGGTAATCCTCGAGCGACAGGCGTGGTCGTCATGCTGGAGCTAGATCCGGAAACCCAATCGGTGACATGTCCAATTTcttgttcgactatcatgttatgcatgatgatgcacgcatacatgacatCGGCGATGACTTCCTTGAACCAGAAACGCGCCGGACCTTTCACAATTGCCcaccgcgattggagcacactgaaaagcccgctccacatccttccgcGCAGACTCCTGCTTTGCCGCAAACAAGACTCTCATGTCTCCAATTGGGcagctgatcgtcttcacaaaaacAAGCCACCTTGGGTATATGCTATCGGCcaagtagtaccccatatgatATCCGCGGCCGTTGGCAGTGAACTCGATGGGCAGGCCGCGATCCCTGCATTGATCGGCGAAGAGGgtggacgagttgaggacgttgagtcgttgttcgacccggctacaccGAAGTatgcatgccagatccagagGCAATGGTCAGCGACGGCTTCGAGAATCATCGCCGGGTGGCTGCCCTTGTAGCCACTAgtaaattggcctctccaTGCCGTCAGGCAATTCTTCCACTGCCAGTGCATACAGTCGATGCTCCCTAGCATTCCAGGGAAGCCATGCACCGTCTCGTGCATCCTCATCGGGCTCTGGCAATCATCAGCAGTCGGGCGTCGCAAATGTGTCGCCAAAAGCTTCCACAACTCCCCTACAAAAATTCTTCAGACAATCGCGGCCAATTGTCTCCCCGACgtgaaggtactcgtcgaacatatccgATGTGgtgccgtaggccaactgccggatcgcaaccgtgcacttctGTAACGCCGTAAGTCCGGGTCTGCCGATGCCGTCTTCCCGATACTGGAAGTATTTATCACGTCCCTCTAACGTCCGGACAATGCGGAGAAAAAGATCTCGCCACATTCTAAAACGGTGGTGAAAAAGATCTCGCATTGTCCGGACGAGATCCCTTCTCCGCATTGCTAATGCCCTTAgtgagacgaagggagtaatactttctctattacaattaaattgagGTAAAATTTTTGGTTACGtattaagaaattgtattgaacaaattagagaaaaaaaaataaaataaattagatgaaaacaaaataaaataaattacaataagAGAAAGGAACGAAGTAAGaggacttaattaattgggAAGAAAGGAGTATATGTTGCAGTGAGacatattttaatgcataacaGGAAtaggtaaaaagaaaaatatgatctGAGAATTTGGTTAAAAAGAAGATGATTGAAGTATTTTACAaagttatgtatttttatttagataggataaataaaaatgacagaagtaatctatttatataaaatggagaaaataaaaaagaaaaagaaatttttataGAAATACAATCACATGAGAAATTGGCGGAAAACAGAATTTAGAGTAaaagcatccgcaatggtcggctagcgaccggctagccgattcgtcgcgcctggccgatcggctagccaaaccattgcaatcggGCGAGAGCGAAATCGGCTAGCGcttcggcgtgggctggccgatcgctcggtGCTGGCCGAAGCGCTGGCCGACGGCAACGCcccatttttgtttttttgttttgtttttttttttaaaaacctatataaacgcgattttcgtttcattttcatttgcaccacttattttaacgagttttctctctctctaactttccgtacaagagcatcatcgagcgatggatcacaacaacgagtccaaaTCCAGCGACGAGTGGATCTCGACTCTCACGGTACTGTGGGATCTAGATGGGGCGCAGATGGGCCCGGGGTTTAACATCCCTTGGAAtcgatgatggggatgatggccggTGCGCCGGGGGCGCAGGGGGTATGCCGTTGGGGATGACGGGCGGCGGGCGTTGAGCTGGCGGCAGCCGGGGCCACTGCGGGGTAGGGGTATGTTCTCTGTATGCGGCCAGCCAGATGATGCCGCAgccagatgatggggatgatgtaTGTATGCATGCCGGGGATGTCGGATGTAAGACGCGTATGCATCCCGGACGCAGGGGGGTTCAGGGGGTCACCGGGAGGGGGACACTAAAGTATATTCGGCCCtcgcttgattttttgacgcgcttgtctcacacgtcgacccccATGGAGACGCAGTTTCACCGGGCGATGACCTTTCCTCGTCATCGACCCACGAGGTCCagtcctccgccctcccacccgccccactcgagtacactctccattcgcgtaaccataCGCGGGAtcagatgtacaaggtcttccaagagtggaaggccgccaccgaccccacggagaaTATGTTTCTTCACGAGATGTTCGAGAGCATGCGTGTTGATTTGGAGATCGCGAGGGCACGGCTAgcgggttccgacgtgggctcagataccacgggtggcggcgccgcggcgacggcgacggcgacggcgatgaggagtagagagcggcggggctcgtgtgtggaagccctttttttaaaaaaaaaaaaatcatgtactttttttttttttttttttttaatctttgtacttttttttaatggaatggattatttttcccgtatatgtgtcgtaaatttaatttcgtaatttaatcgtaattttaattccgtaaatgtaatatattttgaattatttttattgcagctggcctatggctgacctaaatctgatgtggcaggtggattttttagtgttgttAACGTGATAGGGAGaaaatggctggcctattgctggcctaagcaccattgcggatgttataattttcgtttaacTACCCCAAAATTAATCATCAAAGTCGGTGCATTAGAGAGATTAGActtcacttcactcacattacCCACTCACAACAGGCATTACATTCTGCCGTATCAATTTGCTCCTCCAAAATGGTAATGTTCTTCCTCTTTAACTCCATTTACACGATTTTATGATTATGCGTTCATGTACTCTTTCTCTGGTTCGTTAGGGTTTCGTCATTATGCCGCTACATAATACTCTAAAAtcactttacttttttatctctattttggATTGGCATTGGACATTGGTAGTGTTTATCGTGATTTCAAACAGCACATGGTGTGTATTTGTCAGTTACCTGCGAATTCCAGTTTTTTCAcgtttctttcctttttttttccaggagtttttatttttgtttttactcaCCCGTCTGCTTTTTTGCTATCTCTACagtatttctcatttttatactagtatcatGTTGTATTGCTGCTGTTCAAGTGGTTTCTGAaagttttctttttccttttataaaCCACAAAGAAGGTAATTTCAGTTGCTACTCTTTGAAATTTCCTATTTAGACATATTTTGGTTTAGAAGGCATTTGATTGTGTTGTTCTCGTACAATCATATGTAGCttcttttgtttaatttctaGTGTTATGCTTGCGGATATTTTGTGTCATTCTTGAAGGAATGTAATTGCCACTTGTTATTTATTTCTGATGTCATACACTTTGCAGTCTAATAGGCATACTATTATTCTGATGCAAACATCCCAACACAGAGGATCCCGCACGTTCATGGACTATGAGTCGATCAGCCAAGCAATGGATGGTATGCTTCAAAAATTGTACACCTTATGAATGTTTTTTAATGTTCAGCTTTAAGTGGCTTTGATGTCACATGGCAGCGGAGCTATTGGCATTTGTAGGTGAGTTCAGATTGCAGAATTTGAATCCGTTGATCCATTCCATAAATAATGAGTGTTGGCTTTTTATGTTAGTGATGTTCAATTCTTTGGATTCAACTGTATTTTATGCCGTATGCAATTCAACGTGTGTGTAAAAGTATCCTGAGTAGATGCTAGGTTTGTTCAGCTTCCTTGCAGTAGATGAAGTAGTGGAAACCGTTAAATTTGTATGCCATCCAGAACAGAAAATGGCCGCATCTTTTTGGTGataagtgtgtgtgttttttacCATTAGGTATAAACCTTGCTCTTTAATCGTACTTGTTTATTCATTTTGCAACCATCCAGCCACCCGTTTCCTACATCAGAGTAATAAGTACTAAACAATGTTAGAATTGTATCATTTTGTGATTTAAGTTGTGCAACAGATTTCATAGTGTCCAAGGTAGAGGCGAGCTGTGCTTTATAAGTTAGATTTTTGGAGAATACTCTACAAAAGAATAAATGTTGGATAGATAAAAATGAGATGCATTGAGGGAACAAAAGATGCCTATGCAAGCTTTTCTGGTTTTGTTTTATGGCAGTTgtgcttttctttttcttaagaTGAGAGCTATTTGTATCAAGCAAAGAAAATGAGAACTAAATCTCTTTACAGTAGGATCTATTGTATAATTGTTCAGATATAGGTGTGCATTTCAAGATCCCATGCTAAAGGTCTATGTTTTCCACCTCATATCTGCAGGAATATGTGGACTATATGAACGAAAACTGAAGGATCTAAATCCAGCCATAAGAAATATCACATATGATATCTCAGATCTGTACAATTTCATTGACGGACTTGCTGATTTGAGTGCATTAGTGTaaacctctctctctctctctctctctctctcttatgaACTTATGCAGTCATAACACTTGTGTATGAGTTAGATTCCCAACTTCATTAACCTGTGAATTGATGATCATCATGCTTTTGCAGCTATGATCACTCAATTCAGGCATATCTTCCATACGATAGACAGTGGATCAAGCAGAGAACGTTGCAGCACTTGAAGAAATTGGCTCAGTAATCATCACAGATGCTGGACTCAAGTGTGACATGTTTTGGTTCAGCTGGACCATGCACCATTCTAGaatcatgaaatttgaatCTTGTGTGAGTCTTCATCtcattttccttattttgtgGAAATACAGTGATGCTAAATGCTAATAGCCTGTTTCTCTATCTAGTCGTCATCTTGTAAACTGCTATCGAAATTTGCTCTTGTAGGCTCTCCAAATATTGATTGCTGTATACTActaatgtttttcttttttgcttttataaTTCCCTTTCTCCACCGTATTATACACTGataaattttggggaaaagtgaaaaaatcCCGCAAATTATTACAGTAACCAATGGGCAAATGGCtccttaaatttttaaaaaacgaccttcttcttttaaattttaatttcaatataattaagttaatctggttaaaatattattggcCTGTTTTGGATCAGAAACTATcacatttaataatataagactaaaaagttttttttagtcAAGCAATTTTAAACTTTAGTGCATTATTTTTCCTAGGATAAACACTATATTCTCCTTATCCTACcaaattagttatttattcttatctaaaATATTCCACTCTCTTAATTTGAAATGCACAATAGGTGTTCCATGGCTTATGAAGTTGTAGAAGACCTGATCAAAAGACCAGCTAATAGATTGTTTTGCTTTTTATTCACTgcaaatcataaatttttttatgtgcaCAATATGTATATTActtgaaacataaaattcaTTATACATCTTGATTTGGAATAGGAACTTGGAAGTATCTCAATATTCTGATCGATCAGCTCCATGGCCTTTTAGGCGATATATCCACGTGGCAAAGTGCTTGCACAGTATGAGACAATCATCAATGACAGACAAGTCTTGCTTCttatagaaaaaagaaatccaCTAttgatttctctttttcatctTCGTTGCTGCAGGAAAATTCAAGAAACTGTATGATGGTGACTGCAAAGAGATAGAGTATACCACAATTTTAAGtcacatttgtcattttattgaCGATCATCATAGCTTCTTGTCTTGATATTGATCTTTTTCTCAATACactattgtgatttttttcaaatgtgaGGTGACAAGTacataaatccaaaaccctTCCCCT harbors:
- the LOC125221958 gene encoding enhancer of rudimentary homolog isoform X1; this encodes MSNRHTIILMQTSQHRGSRTFMDYESISQAMDGICGLYERKLKDLNPAIRNITYDISDLYNFIDGLADLSALVYDHSIQAYLPYDRQWIKQRTLQHLKKLAQ
- the LOC125221958 gene encoding enhancer of rudimentary homolog isoform X3; the encoded protein is MQTSQHRGSRTFMDYESISQAMDGICGLYERKLKDLNPAIRNITYDISDLYNFIDGLADLSALVYDHSIQAYLPYDRQWIKQRTLQHLKKLAQ
- the LOC125221958 gene encoding enhancer of rudimentary homolog isoform X2 — protein: MQTSQHRGSRTFMDYESISQAMDAELLAFVGICGLYERKLKDLNPAIRNITYDISDLYNFIDGLADLSALVYDHSIQAYLPYDRQWIKQRTLQHLKKLAQ